The Gillisia sp. Hel_I_86 genome has a segment encoding these proteins:
- a CDS encoding efflux RND transporter permease subunit yields the protein MSKNPYKEFSISSWAIDNKMTVYVIIGIILFLGIFSYYSMPREAFPEIVETKIYVSSINPGNSAEDVEKFITEPLEQEFNNVAGVKEITSTTLQDYSMIIVEFEEDMEIPFAKQLVKDKVDQVKSETTWPTLDNGAKVEPNVFDLNISEEQPILNINLTGNYPVQQLKDYAEYLQDKIELLPQIKEASIRGAEEMEVEIAVDIYKMTASVVSFSDIINAVRGENNTISGGNVISNGVEKNIRIIGEIDDPKELENVVIKRDGGIVFLKDIADIKFKEKEATTYAREYGTPVVMLDIKKRAGKNMIEAVEQIKELIKKEQEDYFPEQLKISLTNDQSIKTQNQVDDLVNNIIFGVILVVLVLMFFLGFRNALFVGFAIPLSMLLSLFVLSSFGFTLNTMVLFGLVMGLGMLVDNGIVVVENVYTLMDQGMPRIKAAKQGMGEIAWPIIASTATTLAAFFPLGLWPGTIGKFMIYFPITLSVVLGSSLFVALIINAMLTSKFMKTEEESLTKKKLIRWSLILTIIGVVFLITGFAIDSGGFRGLGNLIILTAIMLWVYKYLLAGAVDYFQFKALKKLENFYERTLKFALRGRKAYWFFVGTFVLLILSFVLVALVQPKVLFFPENEPNQIITYLEYPEGTDIEKTNKLTKLVENRIFEAISKYEDPDGYNYMVESAISQVGQGAGNPQTDAGQANEMPQKGKVTLSMRDFKLRRGIKSSTVLEEVRDAVKGFPGASIIVEKDAAGPPSGYPVNIELKGDNYDEMLKEAENMRAHIESLNLAGIEALKIDVNKAKPEMDITVNREKAGQLGVSTADVGQTLRRAIYGEEISTYKDGDDDYEINVRFADKFRHDENALFNQPVTFRDNSGNLIQVPISSLITKKNTSSFSSIKRKDLKRVITVYSNVLGGYNPTELVTDLKSELENYETPQNISYSFTGEQEEQSENMSFLLLALFYAMGGILLILVGQFNSVSKPIIILMAIVLSLAGVFIGLVVFQMDFVIIMTMMGIISLAGIVVNNAIVLIDYTQILIDRKKLDLKIEDEDLLTKEQYFEIIVEGGRSRLRPVLLTAITTVLGLIPLAVGFNIDFFGLFTDYDPAIYIGGDNVIFWGPLAWTVIFGLIFATFLTLIVVPVMFYLVNRAKVRFANKRKQRADRKEREKEALSTT from the coding sequence ATGAGTAAGAATCCGTATAAAGAATTTAGCATTTCTTCTTGGGCGATAGATAACAAAATGACCGTGTATGTTATCATTGGTATCATTTTATTTTTAGGTATTTTCTCCTATTACAGCATGCCAAGGGAAGCTTTTCCAGAAATCGTGGAAACCAAGATCTATGTGAGTTCCATAAACCCTGGAAACTCTGCCGAAGATGTGGAGAAATTTATCACCGAACCTTTAGAACAAGAATTCAACAATGTTGCGGGGGTAAAGGAAATAACTTCTACCACGCTTCAAGATTATTCCATGATAATTGTGGAATTTGAAGAAGATATGGAAATTCCCTTCGCCAAACAATTGGTAAAAGATAAGGTAGACCAGGTAAAGTCTGAAACCACATGGCCCACACTGGATAATGGAGCCAAGGTAGAGCCAAATGTTTTCGATTTAAACATATCTGAAGAGCAACCTATTTTAAACATCAACCTTACCGGAAACTATCCTGTACAGCAATTAAAGGATTATGCCGAATATCTTCAAGACAAAATAGAGTTATTGCCTCAAATTAAGGAAGCCAGTATTCGTGGCGCCGAAGAAATGGAGGTCGAAATTGCGGTGGATATTTATAAAATGACAGCTTCAGTAGTAAGTTTTAGCGATATCATCAATGCAGTAAGGGGAGAAAACAACACGATTTCGGGAGGAAACGTTATTAGTAATGGAGTGGAAAAAAACATTCGGATCATTGGTGAAATAGACGATCCAAAGGAACTAGAGAATGTGGTGATAAAAAGGGATGGTGGAATCGTTTTTCTAAAAGATATTGCTGATATAAAATTCAAAGAAAAAGAAGCGACCACCTACGCAAGGGAATATGGAACACCAGTGGTGATGTTGGACATTAAAAAGCGTGCCGGTAAAAACATGATTGAAGCCGTAGAGCAAATCAAAGAATTAATTAAAAAGGAGCAAGAGGATTATTTCCCAGAACAATTAAAAATTTCCCTTACGAACGATCAGTCCATTAAGACCCAAAACCAGGTAGACGATTTGGTCAACAACATCATCTTCGGGGTAATTCTCGTGGTCTTGGTATTGATGTTTTTCTTAGGGTTTAGAAATGCACTGTTTGTTGGTTTTGCGATACCGCTATCTATGTTACTGTCCCTATTTGTGCTCTCCTCCTTTGGGTTTACCTTAAACACCATGGTGCTTTTTGGGTTGGTAATGGGTCTGGGAATGCTTGTGGATAATGGAATTGTTGTTGTAGAGAATGTATATACCCTTATGGATCAAGGGATGCCACGAATAAAAGCGGCAAAACAGGGAATGGGGGAAATTGCATGGCCAATTATTGCATCTACCGCGACCACCTTGGCAGCCTTCTTTCCTCTAGGTCTATGGCCCGGGACTATTGGGAAATTCATGATTTACTTCCCAATAACCCTATCGGTAGTATTGGGATCGTCCCTATTTGTAGCATTGATTATTAATGCGATGCTTACTTCCAAGTTCATGAAAACGGAAGAAGAATCTTTAACCAAGAAAAAGCTGATTAGATGGAGTCTAATCCTAACCATAATTGGGGTGGTATTTTTAATAACAGGATTTGCAATAGATTCTGGAGGATTTCGAGGATTGGGGAATTTAATTATCCTTACGGCCATTATGCTTTGGGTTTATAAGTATTTGCTTGCAGGTGCGGTAGACTATTTTCAATTTAAAGCCTTGAAAAAGCTTGAAAACTTTTACGAAAGGACCTTAAAGTTTGCGCTTAGGGGCAGAAAAGCCTATTGGTTCTTTGTGGGCACCTTTGTGTTGTTAATCCTATCCTTTGTACTGGTTGCCTTGGTACAGCCAAAAGTGCTGTTCTTCCCGGAAAATGAACCAAATCAAATTATCACATATCTCGAATATCCCGAAGGAACAGACATTGAAAAAACAAATAAACTCACCAAATTAGTTGAAAACAGGATTTTTGAAGCCATCAGCAAATATGAAGATCCAGATGGCTATAATTATATGGTAGAATCTGCGATTTCCCAGGTCGGTCAAGGTGCAGGAAACCCTCAAACAGATGCAGGACAAGCGAATGAAATGCCTCAAAAAGGAAAAGTCACGCTGTCCATGCGCGACTTTAAACTTAGAAGAGGTATCAAAAGCAGTACGGTTCTGGAAGAAGTTAGGGATGCTGTTAAAGGCTTTCCGGGAGCCTCAATTATTGTAGAAAAAGATGCCGCCGGACCTCCTTCAGGATATCCCGTTAACATCGAGCTAAAGGGCGATAACTACGACGAGATGCTGAAAGAAGCAGAGAACATGAGGGCTCACATAGAAAGCCTTAATCTCGCCGGAATTGAAGCGCTAAAAATCGATGTGAACAAAGCCAAACCAGAGATGGACATCACTGTGAACCGCGAAAAAGCAGGACAGTTGGGGGTCTCTACGGCAGATGTAGGGCAAACTTTAAGGCGTGCCATTTATGGAGAAGAAATTTCCACTTACAAAGACGGTGACGACGATTATGAAATCAATGTGAGGTTTGCAGACAAATTTAGACATGATGAGAACGCCTTGTTCAATCAGCCGGTAACCTTTAGGGACAATAGTGGAAATCTTATTCAGGTCCCTATTTCTTCATTAATAACAAAAAAGAACACTTCTTCTTTTAGTTCTATTAAACGAAAGGATCTTAAACGTGTTATTACGGTATATTCCAACGTACTTGGTGGCTACAATCCAACAGAATTGGTCACAGATTTAAAATCTGAATTGGAAAATTACGAAACCCCACAAAACATTTCATATTCTTTTACAGGGGAACAAGAAGAACAATCAGAAAACATGTCCTTTCTTTTATTGGCATTATTCTATGCCATGGGAGGTATTTTACTGATCCTGGTTGGACAGTTCAACTCGGTTTCCAAACCCATAATCATCTTAATGGCCATTGTTTTAAGTTTGGCGGGGGTATTTATTGGTCTTGTGGTTTTCCAAATGGATTTTGTGATTATCATGACCATGATGGGGATTATTTCCCTGGCAGGAATTGTAGTAAATAACGCTATTGTATTAATAGATTATACTCAAATCCTTATAGATAGAAAGAAATTGGATTTAAAGATTGAAGATGAAGACCTCCTGACCAAAGAACAATATTTTGAAATAATTGTGGAGGGTGGAAGATCGCGTCTAAGACCGGTCCTACTAACGGCCATTACTACGGTCTTAGGACTTATCCCATTGGCAGTAGGGTTTAATATAGATTTCTTCGGATTGTTTACAGATTATGATCCCGCAATTTATATAGGTGGGGATAACGTGATTTTCTGGGGCCCATTAGCATGGACCGTGATCTTCGGATTAATTTTCGCCACTTTCCTCACGCTCATTGTTGTGCCAGTTATGTTCTATTTGGTGAACAGGGCCAAAGTTAGGTTTGCAAATAAAAGAAAACAACGAGCAGATAGAAAAGAGCGGGAAAAAGAAGCACTTTCAACTACCTAA
- the aspS gene encoding aspartate--tRNA ligase — translation MYRSHSCGELRETHINQEVTLSGWVQKTRNKGFMIWVDLRDRYGVTQLIFDEERTPLEMMEKAVQLGREFVIQVTGKVIERESKNPQLPTGGIEILVTGLEILNASLTPPFTIENETDGGEELRMKYRYLDIRRNPVKENLMFRHKVGMKVRNYLSEEGFIEVETPYLIKSTPEGARDFVVPSRMNEGQFYALPQSPQTFKQLLMVGGMDKYFQIVKCFRDEDLRADRQPEFTQIDCEMAFVEQEDILNIFEGLTRHLLKEIKGVEIGDFPRMTYADAMRKYGNDKPDIRFGMEFAELNELAKNKGFNVFDQQELIVGIAVPGAASYTRKQIDKLIEWVKRPQVGASGMVWAKYNEDGTLKSSVDKFYSEEDLKTWATATGANPGDLILVMSGDANKTRTQLSALRMQLATELDLRNPKEFAPLWVVDFPLLEWDEESKRYHAMHHPFTSPKPEDIKLLATEPGRVRANAYDLVMNGNEIGGGSIRIHDKETQAKMFDYLGFTPEEAKAQFGFLMDAFQYGAPPHGGIAFGFDRLVAILGGHETIRDYIAFPKNNSGRDIMIDAPSKLGDAQLGELHLRVTE, via the coding sequence ATGTATAGAAGTCATAGTTGTGGGGAATTAAGAGAAACTCATATAAATCAAGAAGTTACCCTGTCTGGTTGGGTTCAAAAGACCCGAAATAAAGGCTTTATGATCTGGGTAGATCTTAGGGATCGTTATGGGGTAACGCAACTTATTTTTGACGAGGAGCGTACTCCTTTGGAAATGATGGAAAAAGCAGTACAATTGGGTCGCGAATTTGTAATTCAGGTGACCGGAAAAGTGATCGAGCGCGAATCCAAGAATCCGCAACTTCCAACAGGGGGTATTGAAATTTTGGTTACAGGATTGGAAATATTGAATGCTTCCTTAACCCCTCCTTTCACTATTGAAAATGAAACCGACGGTGGCGAGGAACTTCGTATGAAATATCGCTATTTGGACATTCGTAGAAATCCTGTGAAGGAAAATCTAATGTTCCGTCATAAAGTGGGAATGAAGGTGAGAAATTACCTTTCTGAAGAAGGATTTATTGAAGTGGAAACCCCTTATCTTATAAAATCCACTCCAGAAGGAGCTCGGGATTTTGTAGTGCCAAGTAGGATGAACGAAGGTCAGTTTTACGCATTGCCACAATCCCCACAAACCTTTAAGCAATTGTTGATGGTGGGCGGAATGGATAAATATTTCCAGATCGTGAAATGTTTTAGGGATGAAGACCTTAGAGCAGACAGGCAGCCGGAATTTACACAGATTGACTGTGAAATGGCATTTGTGGAGCAAGAAGACATCTTGAATATCTTTGAAGGATTGACCCGCCATTTACTTAAAGAAATCAAAGGGGTGGAAATAGGTGATTTTCCAAGGATGACCTATGCCGACGCTATGAGAAAATATGGAAACGACAAACCGGACATTCGTTTTGGGATGGAGTTTGCAGAATTGAACGAGCTGGCAAAAAACAAAGGGTTCAATGTGTTCGATCAGCAAGAGCTTATTGTTGGAATTGCGGTTCCTGGAGCTGCATCTTATACAAGAAAGCAGATAGATAAACTTATCGAGTGGGTGAAGCGCCCACAAGTTGGTGCCAGCGGCATGGTGTGGGCAAAATACAATGAAGATGGAACTTTAAAATCTTCGGTAGATAAATTTTATTCTGAAGAGGATCTAAAAACCTGGGCAACTGCAACTGGAGCAAATCCCGGAGACCTTATTTTGGTGATGTCTGGAGATGCCAATAAAACCCGGACTCAGCTTAGTGCTTTAAGAATGCAATTAGCTACAGAACTAGACTTGAGAAATCCGAAAGAATTTGCTCCGCTTTGGGTAGTAGATTTCCCTCTTTTAGAATGGGATGAAGAATCCAAAAGGTATCATGCAATGCACCACCCATTTACCTCTCCAAAGCCTGAAGATATCAAGCTTTTAGCTACAGAGCCAGGGAGGGTAAGGGCAAATGCTTATGATTTGGTGATGAACGGAAATGAAATAGGTGGAGGTTCTATTCGTATTCACGATAAAGAAACTCAGGCTAAAATGTTTGATTATCTAGGCTTTACCCCGGAAGAAGCAAAAGCGCAATTTGGATTTTTGATGGACGCATTCCAATATGGCGCACCACCACATGGCGGGATTGCTTTTGGATTTGACAGGTTGGTAGCAATCTTGGGAGGACATGAAACAATTCGGGACTATATCGCTTTCCCAAAGAACAATTCCGGGCGGGATATCATGATAGATGCACCTTCGAAATTGGGTGACGCCCAACTTGGAGAATTGCATTTGCGAGTAACGGAATAG
- a CDS encoding chloride channel protein, producing the protein MFSRAKPGFQKFLLWKTNNLTQHQFILILSALIGLASGLGAVLIKNLTHFIQELLEGKLITNVYHAFYFIFPIIGLALTLVILKYGFHKKLGHGIPSTLYAISKRKGLMKPFQMYGSLLTAPITVGFGGSVGLEGPTVATGASLGSNIARLFQMSQTHRTLLIGCAAAGAMSSIFKAPIAAIIFAIEVFSLDLTLVSMLPLLIASVSAILTSYFFFGSDIILPFQLKDKFIISEVPFYIMLGILAAICSMYFTSMYFKINELFKKFGSPLKRLLFGGIGLGILVYMIPPLYGEGYNVINNLLHENYLKALGTNLFNDYLENIWIVIALLAGLVIFKIIATSLTFGAGGVGGIFAPVLFMGSAMGHVFALLVNNLGFLKNPISVSSFTLVGMAGLMAGVLHAPLTAIFLIAELTGGYGLFVPLMITATISYMITNQFQPHSVYTMELAMKGELLTHDKDKAVLTLMNIRRLVETNFIKLEIDMTLGDVIHKGVTKSSRNLYPVLDHKGHFVGIILLDDIRPIMFDRDLYDKVTVQELMQQAPEIIDIRKDGMQDIMKKFQESDAWNLPVIENDTYIGFVSKSKLLTAYRQKLIEVTV; encoded by the coding sequence ATGTTCTCACGAGCCAAACCCGGTTTTCAAAAATTTTTGCTTTGGAAGACTAATAATCTTACTCAACATCAATTTATTTTAATTCTAAGCGCCCTCATTGGGTTGGCCAGTGGTTTAGGTGCAGTTTTGATTAAAAACCTGACGCACTTCATTCAGGAATTGTTAGAAGGAAAACTAATTACAAATGTGTATCATGCTTTCTATTTCATTTTTCCAATTATTGGGCTTGCACTTACTCTAGTGATTCTAAAATACGGCTTCCATAAAAAACTTGGTCATGGGATTCCGTCTACTTTATATGCGATTTCCAAACGAAAGGGGCTCATGAAACCTTTCCAGATGTATGGATCCTTGCTTACGGCTCCAATTACCGTGGGCTTTGGAGGATCTGTAGGACTGGAAGGCCCAACAGTTGCCACTGGTGCCTCTTTGGGTTCCAATATCGCTAGGCTGTTTCAAATGAGTCAGACTCATCGCACCCTATTAATTGGTTGTGCCGCTGCAGGAGCCATGTCATCTATCTTTAAAGCCCCCATTGCTGCAATAATTTTTGCTATTGAAGTATTTAGTTTGGACCTTACTTTGGTTTCTATGTTGCCCTTGCTTATCGCTTCGGTTTCCGCAATACTTACCTCCTATTTTTTCTTCGGATCGGATATTATTTTACCGTTTCAGCTAAAAGACAAATTTATTATTTCTGAAGTCCCATTTTATATAATGTTAGGAATTTTAGCTGCAATTTGTTCCATGTATTTTACAAGTATGTATTTCAAAATCAATGAACTATTCAAAAAATTTGGCTCTCCTTTAAAAAGGCTGTTGTTTGGAGGAATAGGCTTAGGAATACTGGTTTATATGATCCCGCCACTTTACGGGGAAGGTTATAATGTGATAAACAACTTATTGCACGAAAACTACCTAAAAGCATTGGGAACCAATTTATTTAACGATTATCTCGAAAATATCTGGATAGTGATCGCTCTTTTGGCCGGACTGGTTATCTTTAAAATTATTGCCACCTCCCTCACCTTTGGAGCTGGTGGGGTTGGAGGTATCTTTGCACCTGTTCTTTTTATGGGAAGTGCCATGGGCCATGTTTTTGCACTATTGGTAAATAACTTGGGGTTCTTAAAAAATCCTATCTCTGTAAGCAGCTTTACATTGGTAGGTATGGCAGGACTAATGGCGGGTGTTTTACATGCTCCTCTTACCGCTATTTTCTTAATAGCAGAACTTACAGGGGGCTATGGCCTTTTTGTGCCTTTAATGATTACGGCAACCATTTCCTATATGATCACAAATCAGTTCCAACCACATTCTGTTTACACCATGGAACTGGCAATGAAAGGGGAACTTTTAACACATGATAAAGATAAAGCCGTACTCACTTTAATGAATATTAGAAGGCTAGTTGAAACTAATTTTATTAAATTGGAAATAGATATGACCTTGGGAGATGTAATACATAAAGGCGTAACCAAATCTTCCAGAAATTTATATCCGGTATTGGATCATAAAGGACATTTTGTAGGCATTATATTATTGGACGATATAAGGCCCATTATGTTCGACAGGGATCTATACGACAAGGTCACCGTTCAGGAGCTTATGCAACAGGCCCCTGAAATTATTGATATCAGAAAAGATGGAATGCAGGATATAATGAAAAAATTCCAGGAAAGTGATGCATGGAATTTACCAGTAATAGAAAATGATACGTATATCGGGTTTGTATCCAAATCTAAATTGCTCACCGCATATAGACAGAAATTAATTGAAGTAACCGTTTAA
- a CDS encoding cold-shock protein: MEGTVKFFNESKGYGFITNDDTGRDIFVHVTGLNGESLNEGDKVEYVEEEGRKGLTAAQVRLIHD, from the coding sequence ATGGAAGGTACAGTTAAATTTTTCAATGAGTCTAAAGGTTACGGATTCATCACTAACGACGATACAGGAAGAGACATTTTCGTGCACGTTACAGGTCTTAATGGAGAGTCTTTAAATGAAGGCGACAAAGTTGAGTACGTTGAAGAAGAAGGAAGAAAAGGACTAACGGCTGCTCAAGTTCGTTTGATCCACGATTAA
- a CDS encoding NAD-dependent epimerase/dehydratase family protein, with protein MNSKRILIIGASGQIGSELSLKLRVLYGNENVVASDIKKGGKELMASGPFEIMDATDEEGIANLVEKYEITDVYLMAAMLSATGEKMPMKAWDLNMDSLFIVLNLAKEKKINKVFWPSSIAVFGPSTPKQNTPQTTIMEPTTVYGMSKQTGERWCEYYFRKFGVDVRSIRYPGIISYKTLPGGGTTDYAIEIFHEAIKSGNYTSFLSEDTALPMMFMDDAIKATIDIMEAPKEKVKIRSSYNLSAISFTPKELAEAIKAELPEFEITYNPDFRQEIADSWPSSINDTSAREDWGWKHTYDLQKLTQAMLEGLKD; from the coding sequence ATGAATTCTAAGAGAATATTGATCATTGGGGCTTCAGGACAGATTGGAAGCGAGCTAAGTTTGAAATTGCGAGTGCTTTATGGGAACGAAAATGTTGTTGCCAGCGATATAAAAAAGGGGGGAAAAGAATTAATGGCATCAGGCCCTTTTGAGATCATGGATGCTACAGATGAAGAGGGAATTGCGAACTTAGTCGAGAAGTACGAGATCACTGATGTATATTTAATGGCAGCAATGTTGAGTGCTACGGGAGAGAAAATGCCAATGAAAGCGTGGGATCTAAATATGGATTCTCTTTTTATTGTTCTTAACCTTGCGAAAGAAAAGAAGATTAACAAAGTATTCTGGCCTTCTAGTATTGCTGTTTTTGGACCAAGTACTCCAAAACAAAACACTCCACAGACCACCATTATGGAACCTACCACAGTTTATGGAATGAGTAAGCAAACCGGAGAGCGCTGGTGTGAATATTACTTCAGAAAATTTGGGGTAGATGTTAGGAGCATCAGATATCCCGGGATCATTAGTTACAAGACCTTGCCCGGTGGTGGAACTACAGATTATGCCATCGAGATCTTCCATGAAGCGATTAAATCTGGCAATTATACTTCCTTTCTAAGTGAAGATACCGCTTTGCCAATGATGTTTATGGACGATGCCATTAAAGCGACTATTGATATTATGGAAGCCCCTAAAGAAAAAGTGAAGATAAGATCTTCTTATAATTTATCTGCAATCAGTTTTACGCCTAAAGAGCTTGCAGAAGCTATTAAAGCTGAATTGCCAGAATTTGAAATTACATACAATCCAGACTTTAGACAAGAGATCGCCGATTCCTGGCCAAGTAGTATTAATGACACTTCTGCAAGGGAAGATTGGGGCTGGAAGCATACATATGATCTACAAAAACTTACTCAAGCGATGTTAGAAGGATTAAAGGATTAA
- a CDS encoding nuclear transport factor 2 family protein, which translates to MKKLVLLLLIANFSCNNANSQKDETSSEKSESQRMAPEKNSKEKINTALENWHNAAAEANFEAYFGLMTKDGVFLGTDATENWQHKEFREFSKPYFDKGKAWSFTTLERNIYTENRNDLAWFDELLSTQMGICRGSGVMENVDGNWKVKHYVLSIAIPNDNVAEITALKKETDSLLIAKFQSEK; encoded by the coding sequence ATGAAAAAATTAGTCCTTCTCCTTTTAATTGCAAATTTTTCATGCAATAACGCCAACTCTCAAAAAGATGAAACATCTTCAGAAAAATCGGAATCTCAAAGGATGGCTCCCGAAAAAAATTCAAAAGAAAAAATAAATACTGCACTAGAGAATTGGCACAATGCAGCTGCCGAAGCTAATTTTGAAGCGTATTTCGGGTTAATGACAAAAGATGGAGTTTTCCTTGGTACCGATGCTACCGAAAACTGGCAACACAAAGAGTTCCGTGAATTCTCCAAGCCTTATTTCGATAAAGGAAAAGCCTGGAGCTTCACAACTTTGGAACGAAATATCTACACAGAAAATAGGAATGATCTGGCTTGGTTCGATGAATTGTTAAGTACGCAAATGGGAATTTGTAGAGGGTCTGGTGTAATGGAAAATGTAGACGGGAATTGGAAAGTGAAACATTATGTGCTTTCTATTGCCATTCCCAATGACAATGTTGCAGAAATTACTGCTTTAAAAAAAGAGACCGATAGTCTTTTAATCGCAAAGTTTCAGTCTGAGAAGTAA
- a CDS encoding M13 family metallopeptidase: MKKITNALILSALAATVVTSCKSDDKKMEVKEESHGINLAFMDTTMSPKEDFFRYVNGTWADSTEIPDDHTTWGSFNELRKNTDEDALSLLEKASKDKDLDAKSDQAKAVFLYESIMDTVARNKKGVEPLTPYLEKIAAIQNKQDLQAFLTEMQQYGGAGFFRFTIRADAKDSNANAAYIYPSGLGLPDRDYYVENDASSKETREKYKKHVTRMLQYLGDSEEEASKSAETILAFETSLATPQMDKVDRRDARKTYNPMAIAQLQKEVSAIDWKKYFNEIGASKADTVIVSQPKYMQALQKTFTANKVADWKTYLRWNLLNDAASALSMEIEQANWDFYSKTLQGAKEQRALKERALQTVNRTLGEALGKLYVEENFPPEAKKKAREMIANIIKAYEVRIDKLAWMSDSTKTKAKEKLASTTIKVGYPDEWKDYSELEITSPKDDKGSYFQNMLNAAKWNVKEDMAKLGEPVDKTEWFMAPQIVNAYYNPSYNEIVFPAAILQPPFYDYKADAAVNYGGIGAVIGHEISHGFDDSGSRFDAEGNLNNWWSDKDLESFEGLGGALAEQYSAIEVLDSVYINGKFTLGENIGDLGGVNAAYDGLQLHLKEHGNPGEIDGFTPEQRFFLSWATVWRTKMRDEALRNRIKTDPHSPGMYRAYVPLQNIDAFYEAFDITEGDKMYVKPENRVKIW; the protein is encoded by the coding sequence ATGAAAAAAATAACAAATGCACTTATTTTATCTGCACTTGCGGCAACGGTAGTAACCAGCTGTAAAAGTGACGATAAAAAAATGGAAGTTAAAGAAGAATCCCATGGGATCAATTTAGCTTTTATGGATACCACCATGAGCCCTAAAGAGGATTTCTTTAGATACGTTAACGGAACATGGGCAGATTCTACCGAAATTCCAGACGATCACACCACTTGGGGCAGTTTTAATGAACTAAGAAAAAACACCGATGAAGATGCGCTTTCTTTATTGGAAAAAGCTTCAAAAGATAAAGACTTAGATGCCAAAAGCGATCAGGCAAAAGCGGTGTTCCTATACGAAAGTATCATGGATACTGTTGCCAGGAACAAAAAAGGAGTGGAACCTTTAACTCCATATTTAGAGAAAATTGCAGCGATCCAGAATAAGCAAGATCTTCAAGCATTTTTAACCGAAATGCAACAATATGGAGGAGCCGGGTTTTTTAGGTTTACCATTCGTGCCGATGCCAAGGACAGCAATGCCAATGCTGCTTACATTTATCCTTCTGGCCTAGGATTGCCAGATAGGGATTATTACGTAGAAAATGATGCTAGCTCGAAAGAAACTCGTGAAAAATACAAAAAACATGTGACCAGAATGTTGCAGTATTTAGGAGATTCTGAAGAAGAAGCTTCTAAAAGTGCTGAAACAATCCTAGCCTTTGAAACTAGTTTGGCTACACCTCAAATGGATAAAGTAGATCGTAGAGATGCGAGAAAGACCTACAATCCAATGGCTATAGCTCAACTACAAAAAGAAGTTTCTGCAATCGATTGGAAAAAATATTTCAATGAAATTGGAGCTTCCAAGGCAGATACCGTAATTGTATCGCAACCAAAATATATGCAAGCTTTACAAAAGACTTTTACTGCAAATAAAGTTGCAGACTGGAAAACTTACTTGCGTTGGAATTTATTGAACGATGCTGCCTCTGCTTTAAGCATGGAAATAGAGCAAGCCAACTGGGACTTTTACAGCAAAACGCTTCAAGGAGCTAAAGAACAACGCGCGCTTAAAGAACGCGCTTTACAAACTGTAAATAGAACTTTGGGGGAAGCTTTGGGAAAACTATATGTTGAGGAGAATTTTCCGCCAGAAGCCAAGAAAAAAGCCCGAGAGATGATCGCTAACATTATAAAAGCTTACGAAGTAAGAATAGACAAGCTTGCTTGGATGAGCGACAGCACTAAAACAAAAGCTAAAGAAAAATTAGCCTCTACCACCATTAAAGTTGGATATCCAGATGAGTGGAAAGATTATAGCGAGTTGGAGATCACGTCTCCAAAAGATGATAAAGGGTCCTACTTCCAGAATATGCTGAATGCAGCTAAATGGAATGTAAAAGAGGATATGGCAAAATTAGGAGAGCCTGTAGATAAAACCGAATGGTTTATGGCACCTCAAATTGTGAATGCGTATTATAACCCTAGCTACAACGAAATTGTATTTCCTGCTGCCATTTTACAACCCCCTTTCTACGATTACAAAGCAGATGCTGCTGTAAATTATGGCGGAATTGGAGCGGTAATAGGTCATGAAATTTCTCACGGATTCGACGATAGCGGATCCCGATTCGATGCAGAAGGAAACCTGAACAACTGGTGGAGCGATAAAGATCTTGAATCTTTCGAAGGCCTGGGCGGGGCTTTGGCTGAACAATACAGTGCTATCGAGGTGCTGGATAGTGTTTACATTAACGGAAAGTTCACTTTGGGCGAGAACATTGGGGATCTAGGTGGTGTAAATGCCGCTTACGACGGACTTCAATTACATTTAAAAGAACATGGAAATCCTGGTGAAATAGACGGCTTTACTCCAGAGCAGCGTTTCTTCCTTTCATGGGCAACCGTTTGGAGAACCAAGATGAGGGATGAAGCTTTAAGAAACAGAATTAAAACCGATCCGCATTCTCCTGGAATGTACCGCGCCTATGTGCCTTTACAGAATATCGATGCTTTTTATGAGGCTTTTGATATTACCGAAGGGGACAAAATGTACGTAAAACCAGAGAACAGGGTAAAGATCTGGTAA